In Gallus gallus isolate bGalGal1 chromosome 8, bGalGal1.mat.broiler.GRCg7b, whole genome shotgun sequence, one DNA window encodes the following:
- the GORAB gene encoding RAB6-interacting golgin isoform X1, which yields MAGAEAWAGFTQEELRRLQRDLSEPPEQPRRPHPANKNWKQLQREKALQQQCQKLGLQGGAASVPPDQLLSVPKHKPCNPQQSVPAPHHPSADQRQHDSRDQQKEPMPAGPCNGSDSARNLAPKTSTKVEKKKVELLSRQEKSRWEILQQEQRLIEEKNKRKKALLAKAIAERSKRTQAETVKLKRIQKELQALDDMVSADIGILRNRIDQASLDYSYARKRYDKAESEYVAAKLDLQHKTEIKEHLTEHLCTIIQQNELRKARKLEELMQQLEVEADEENLELEIEVERMLQQQEAEAGRQASQSHSRAGTAKENSAPTVTTKENEHANHAVASPALSEQLVLSENSGTKSLSNMDNQTQAVNVTPGDSPACSDT from the exons ATGGCCGGTGCTGAGGCCTGGGCTGGTTTCACGCAGGAGGAGCTGCGGCGCCTGCAGCGAG ATTTATCTGAACCCCCAGAGCAGCCGCGTCGTCCCCACCCTGCAAATAAGAATTGGAAGCAACTGCAGCGAGAAAAAGCTCTCCAGCAGCAATGCCAGAAGCTGGGACTGCAGGGTGGAGCAGCCTCTGTTCCTCCTGACCAGTTGCTGTCTGTACCAAAACATAAACCTTGTAATCCTCAGCAGTCAGTGCCAGCACCGCATCATCCTTCAGCAGATCAAAGGCAACATGACAGCAGAGATCAGCAGAAGGAGCCGATGCCAGCAGGTCCTTGTAATGGCAGTGACAGTGCCCGGAACCTCGCTCCGAAGACGAGCACcaaagtggagaaaaagaaagtggaatTGTTA AGCAGGCAGGAAAAATCACGATGGGAGAtcctccagcaggagcagcgGCTGatagaagagaagaataaacGCAAGAAGGCACTTCTGGCCAAAGCTATTGCTGAGAG ATCCAAAAGAACTCAAGCTGAAACGGTGAAGCTAAAAAGGATTCAGAAGGAGTTACAAGCTTTAGATGACATGGTGTCTGCTGACATCGGCATCCTGCGGAACCGCATTGATCAAGCCAGCCTGGACTACTCCTATGCCCG GAAGCGATATGATAAGGCTGAGTCGGAGTACGTGGCAGCCAAGCTGGATCTCCAACACAAGACAGAGATCAAGGAGCACCTCACAGAGCACCTGTGCACGATCATACAGCAGAACGAGCTCCGCAAGGCCAGGAAGCTGGAGGAGTTAatgcagcagctggaagtggAGGCAGATGAGGAAAATCTGGAACTTGAGATAGAGGTGGAGcggatgctgcagcagcaggaggcagaagcagggagaCAAGCCAGCCAGTCGCACAGTCGTGCTGGGACAGCTAAAGAAAACTCAGCTCCCACTGTTACAACAAAGGAGAATGAGCATGCTAACCACGCTGTTGCTTCTCCCGCTCTCTCTGAACAGTTGGTGCTGTCTGAAAACTCCGGTACCAAATCCCTCTCCAATATGGACAACCAGACTCAGGCAGTAAATGTGACTCCAGGAGACTCCCCAGCTTGCTCTGATACATGA
- the GORAB gene encoding RAB6-interacting golgin isoform X2, whose product MAGAEAWAGFTQEELRRLQRDLSEPPEQPRRPHPANKNWKQLQREKALQQQCQKLGLQGGAASVPPDQLLSVPKHKPCNPQQSVPAPHHPSADQRQHDSRDQQKEPMPAGPCNGSDSARNLAPKTSTKVEKKKVELQEKSRWEILQQEQRLIEEKNKRKKALLAKAIAERSKRTQAETVKLKRIQKELQALDDMVSADIGILRNRIDQASLDYSYARKRYDKAESEYVAAKLDLQHKTEIKEHLTEHLCTIIQQNELRKARKLEELMQQLEVEADEENLELEIEVERMLQQQEAEAGRQASQSHSRAGTAKENSAPTVTTKENEHANHAVASPALSEQLVLSENSGTKSLSNMDNQTQAVNVTPGDSPACSDT is encoded by the exons ATGGCCGGTGCTGAGGCCTGGGCTGGTTTCACGCAGGAGGAGCTGCGGCGCCTGCAGCGAG ATTTATCTGAACCCCCAGAGCAGCCGCGTCGTCCCCACCCTGCAAATAAGAATTGGAAGCAACTGCAGCGAGAAAAAGCTCTCCAGCAGCAATGCCAGAAGCTGGGACTGCAGGGTGGAGCAGCCTCTGTTCCTCCTGACCAGTTGCTGTCTGTACCAAAACATAAACCTTGTAATCCTCAGCAGTCAGTGCCAGCACCGCATCATCCTTCAGCAGATCAAAGGCAACATGACAGCAGAGATCAGCAGAAGGAGCCGATGCCAGCAGGTCCTTGTAATGGCAGTGACAGTGCCCGGAACCTCGCTCCGAAGACGAGCACcaaagtggagaaaaagaaagtggaatT GCAGGAAAAATCACGATGGGAGAtcctccagcaggagcagcgGCTGatagaagagaagaataaacGCAAGAAGGCACTTCTGGCCAAAGCTATTGCTGAGAG ATCCAAAAGAACTCAAGCTGAAACGGTGAAGCTAAAAAGGATTCAGAAGGAGTTACAAGCTTTAGATGACATGGTGTCTGCTGACATCGGCATCCTGCGGAACCGCATTGATCAAGCCAGCCTGGACTACTCCTATGCCCG GAAGCGATATGATAAGGCTGAGTCGGAGTACGTGGCAGCCAAGCTGGATCTCCAACACAAGACAGAGATCAAGGAGCACCTCACAGAGCACCTGTGCACGATCATACAGCAGAACGAGCTCCGCAAGGCCAGGAAGCTGGAGGAGTTAatgcagcagctggaagtggAGGCAGATGAGGAAAATCTGGAACTTGAGATAGAGGTGGAGcggatgctgcagcagcaggaggcagaagcagggagaCAAGCCAGCCAGTCGCACAGTCGTGCTGGGACAGCTAAAGAAAACTCAGCTCCCACTGTTACAACAAAGGAGAATGAGCATGCTAACCACGCTGTTGCTTCTCCCGCTCTCTCTGAACAGTTGGTGCTGTCTGAAAACTCCGGTACCAAATCCCTCTCCAATATGGACAACCAGACTCAGGCAGTAAATGTGACTCCAGGAGACTCCCCAGCTTGCTCTGATACATGA